A portion of the Paenibacillus hamazuiensis genome contains these proteins:
- a CDS encoding S-adenosylmethionine decarboxylase, translated as MGKRRTRKLWMYVLLALFIVWPVYHITEMLGGGEGKQDATKLLYQVSLFQMELLGGFLNDAAGAQNTSALNEMKQVLYSAQYAHEHLVLAVGEKELSALPSLNQLLQYVTRLQIGGQRPLKSEEVQTLQEVHKQFAELYDAYSKLMSSGDEIIGSQNKRLEKADKAIGEAIRKRSP; from the coding sequence ATGGGGAAAAGACGCACCCGCAAGCTTTGGATGTATGTACTGCTGGCTTTATTCATTGTTTGGCCGGTTTATCATATAACGGAGATGCTCGGAGGCGGAGAAGGGAAGCAGGACGCGACGAAGCTGCTTTATCAAGTATCGCTCTTTCAGATGGAGCTGCTTGGCGGATTTTTGAACGATGCGGCCGGGGCGCAAAATACGTCGGCTTTGAACGAAATGAAGCAGGTGCTTTATTCGGCGCAGTATGCTCACGAGCATCTGGTTTTGGCCGTGGGGGAAAAAGAGCTGTCGGCGCTGCCGTCTTTGAATCAGCTGCTGCAGTACGTTACGCGGCTGCAAATCGGCGGACAGCGGCCGCTCAAATCGGAGGAGGTACAAACGCTGCAGGAAGTGCACAAGCAGTTTGCCGAGCTGTACGACGCCTACAGCAAGCTAATGTCCTCCGGGGATGAAATCATCGGCTCGCAAAACAAGCGGCTGGAAAAGGCGGATAAGGCGATTGGAGAGGCCATTAGGAAGAGGAGCCCTTAA
- the speD gene encoding adenosylmethionine decarboxylase: protein MEYSTFGRHVAVDTWGVDFDLLNNAEWLQAQMVEAAEVCGATVMSVQSKQFEPQGATVLVLLSESHLSIHTYPEKGFAALDCYTCGETVDPQLAIDYLVSVLKPEVVHAKKLVRGMGELKVETPEMKLAQLVK, encoded by the coding sequence ATGGAATACTCAACTTTCGGAAGACACGTAGCAGTTGATACTTGGGGAGTCGACTTCGATCTCCTGAACAACGCTGAATGGTTACAAGCGCAAATGGTAGAAGCTGCGGAAGTATGCGGAGCAACGGTTATGTCAGTGCAGTCGAAGCAGTTCGAGCCTCAAGGAGCAACAGTTCTTGTATTATTGTCGGAAAGCCATCTCTCCATTCATACGTATCCTGAGAAAGGGTTCGCGGCACTTGATTGCTACACCTGCGGAGAAACGGTAGATCCACAGCTGGCGATCGATTACTTGGTATCCGTTTTGAAGCCTGAAGTCGTTCATGCGAAAAAATTGGTACGGGGCATGGGCGAGCTGAAGGTAGAAACACCGGAAATGAAACTGGCTCAGCTGGTAAAGTAA